In Apium graveolens cultivar Ventura chromosome 10, ASM990537v1, whole genome shotgun sequence, the following are encoded in one genomic region:
- the LOC141692541 gene encoding ABC transporter B family member 20 yields MMVSRGLFGWSPPHIQPLTPVSEVSEPPESPSPYLDSSAADAVGVETEDEMEDGEEMEPPPAAVPFSRLFACADGLDWVLMVFGSVAAAAHGTALVVYLHYFAKIIHLLSHSKDSPDKLFDRFTELALTILYIAGGVFAAGWIEVSCWILTGERQTAVIRSRYVQVLLNQDMSFFDTYGNNGDIVSQVLSDVLLIQSALSEKVGNYIHNMATFFSGLVIGFINCWQIALITLAAGPFIVAAGGISNIFLHRLAENIQDAYAEAASIAEQAVSYIRTLYAFTNETLAKYSYATSLQATLRYGILISLVQGLGLGFTYGLAICSCALQLWVGRFLITHGKAHGGEIVTALFAVILSGLGLNQAATNFYSFEQGRIAAYRLFEMISRSSSTVNHDGNTPSSVQGNIEFRNVYFSYLSRPEIPILSGFYLTVPAKKTVALVGRNGSGKSSIIPLMERFYDPTLGEVLLDGENIKNLKLDWLRNQIGLVTQEPALLSLSIRDNIAYGRDATMDQIEEAAKIAHAHTFISSLVRGYQTQVGRAGLALTEEQKIKLSVARAVISSPSILLLDEVTGGLDFEAERSVQEALDLLMLGRSTIIIARRLSLIKNADYIAVMEEGQLVEMGTHDELIALDGLYAELLKCEEAAKLPRRMPKRKYKDAKAFQIDKDSSASHSFQEPLSPKMAKSPSLQRVSAIHAFQPPDSTFSSHESPRNQSPPEHMAENGLTMDGTDKEPSMRRQDSFEMRLPDLPKIDVHSAHRHTSYTSDPESPVSPLLTSDPQNERSHSQTFSRPLSEYDDLPMEMKEAKDAEHRGTPSFWRLVELSLAEWLYAVLGSIGAAIFGSFNPLLAYVIALIVTTYYNKEKHNFREDVDKWCLIIACMGVVTVVANFLQHFYFGIMGEKMTERIRRMMFSAMLRNEVGWFDEEENSADTLSMRLANDATFVRAAFSNRVSIFIQDSAAIIVAVLIGMILEWRLALVALGTLPVLTISAIAQKMWLAGFSKGIQEMHRKASLVLEDAVRNIYTVVAFCAGNKVMELYRTQLRKIFKQSFLHGMTIGLAFGFSQFLLFACNACLLWYTAVSIKNNYTSLPTALKEYMVFSFATFALVEPFGLAPYILKRRKSLISVFEIIDRIPKIDPDDNSAMKPPNVYGSLELKNVDFSYPTRQEVLVLSNFNLKVNGGQTVAVVGVSGSGKSTILSLIERFYDPVAGQVFLDGRDLKVYNLRWLRNHLGVVQQEPIIFSTTVKENIIYARHNASEAEIKEAARIANAHHFISSLPHGYDTHVGMRGVDLTPGQKQRIAIARVVLKNAPILLLDEASSSIESESSRVVQEALDTLVMGNKTTILIAHRAAMMRHVDNIVVLNGGRIVEEGSHDMLMAKNGLYVRLMQPHFGKGMRQRRLI; encoded by the exons cttgctttaacaattctttATATTGCTGGGGGTGTTTTTGCTGCTGGTTGGATTG AGGTGTCATGTTGGATTCTTACCGGAGAACGTCAGACTGCTGTGATTAGGTCAAGATATGTTCAAGTGCTGCTTAATCAAGATATGAGTTTTTTTGATACCTATGGGAATAATGGAGACATTGTGAGCCAAGTATTAAGTGATGTGTTGCTCATCCAGTCTGCTCTTAGTGAAAAA GTAGGAAATTATATCCATAACATGGCTACCTTCTTCAGTGGTCTCGTGATTGGATTCATCAACTGTTGGCAAATAGCATTAATTACATTAGCTGCCGGGCCATTTATTGTTGCTGCAGGAGGAATATCAAATATATTTCTGCACAGGCTTGCGGAAAACATTCAAGATGCATACGCCGAAGCAGCTAGCATTGCTGAACAG GCAGTCTCATACATTAGAACCTTGTATGCATTTACAAATGAAACATTAGCGAAATATTCATACGCAACTTCTTTACAAGCTACCCTAAGATATGGTATTTTGATAAGTCTTGTACAAGGGCTTGGACTGGGATTCACATACGGGCTTGCTATTTGCTCTTGTGCTTTACAACTTTGGGTAGGCAGGTTCTTGATTACACATGGAAAAGCTCATGGAGGTGAAATTGTTACAGCGCTTTTCGCTGTCATCTTAAGTGGCCT GGGACTTAATCAAGCTGCAACAAATTTCTATTCATTTGAGCAAGGTAGAATTGCTGCATATAGACTTTTTGAGATGATCAGCCGCTCATCCTCCACAGTAAACCATGACGGAAATACCCCTTCCTCTGTACAAGGGAACATTGAGTTTCGAAATGTATATTTCAGCTATTTGTCTCGGCCAGAAATTCCTATCTTGAGTGGGTTTTACCTTACTGTTCCTGCTAAAAAGACTGTCGCGCTTGTTGGCAGAAATGGCTCTGGCAAGAGCAGTATTATACCCCTCATGGAGCGTTTTTATGATCCTACATTAG GAGAAGTACTATTAGATGGGGAAAATATCAAGAATCTGAAGCTGGACTGGCTTAGGAATCAGATTGGTTTAGTCACTCAAGAACCTGCCTTGCTTAGTTTGAGCATTAGGGACAATATTGCTTATGGGCGGGATGCTACAATGGATCAGATAGAAGAAGCAGCTAAAATAGCGCATGCGCATACATTCATTAGCTCACTCGTAAGAGGATACCAGACACAG GTTGGTAGGGCTGGATTGGCATTGACAGAAGAACAGAAAATAAAACTTTCTGTTGCCAGAGCAGTCATTTCAAGTCCATCAATTCTTCTTCTTGATGAGGTCACTGGTGGGCTTGATTTTGAAGCAGAAAGATCTGTTCAGGAGGCTTTAGATCTTCTCATGTTAGGCCGATCAACTATAATAATTGCTCGAAGgcttagtttaataaaaaatgCTGACTACATAGCTGTGATGGAAGAAGGTCAACTAGTTGAAATGGGTACCCATGATGAATTGATAGCTTTGGATGGCTTATACGCAGAGCTTCTGAAATGTGAAGAAGCTGCAAAATTACCAAGGAG GATGCCCAAAAGAAAGTACAAAGACGCTAAAGCATTCCAGATTGACAAAGATTCTTCAGCAAGTCATAGCTTTCAAGAACCATTATCTCCCAAAATGGCCAAATCACCATCTTTGCAGAGAGTTTCTGCAATCCATGCATTTCAGCCCCCAGATAGTACATTTAGCTCGCATGAATCACCAAGAAATCAGAGCCCTCCAGAACATATGGCTGAAAATGGTTTGACGATGGATGGGACAGATAAAGAGCCATCAATGAGAAGACAGGATAGTTTTGAAATGAGACTACCAGATTTGCCAAAGATTGATGTCCATTCGGCACATCGACACACGTCATATACTTCTGATCCTGAGTCTCCTGTTTCACCACTTTTGACATCTGACCCACAGAATGAGCGTTCCCATTCACAAACCTTTAGTCGACCACTTAGCGAATATGATGACTTgccaatggaaatgaaagaagCCAAAGATGCAGAACATCGAGGAACGCCATCGTTTTGGAGGCTTGTAGAGCTTAGCTTAGCAGAATGGCTTTATGCTGTTTTAGGAAGCATAGGGGCAGCTATCTTTGGTTCCTTCAATCCTCTTCTTGCTTATGTTATTGCACTAATAGTGACCACATATTATAATAAAGAAAAACACAACTTTCGAGAGGACGTAGATAAATGGTGCTTGATAATTGCGTGCATGGGTGTAGTAACAGTGGTTGCCAATTTTCTGCAGCACTTTTATTTTGGTATTATGGGTGAGAAAATGACAGAACGAATTAGAAGAATGATGTTTTCAG CAATGCTTCGGAATGAAGTGGGATGGTTTGATGAAGAAGAGAATAGCGCTGATACTTTGTCTATGCGTCTAGCAAATGATGCTACATTTGTAAGAGCTGCTTTTAGCAATCGAGTTTCTATATTCATTCAAGATAGTGCTGCAATTATTGTGGCTGTTCTTATTGGTATGATACTTGAGTGGCGATTGGCGCTCGTCGCTTTGGGTACATTGCCTGTATTAACCATTTCAGCTATTGCTCAG AAAATGTGGCTTGCTGGATTCTCAAAGGGTATACAAGAGATGCACAGGAAGGCATCTTTGGTCCTTGAAGATGCGGTTAGAAATATATACACCGTCGTGGCTTTCTGTGCTGGCAACAAGGTGATGGAGCTCTACAGAACGCAATTGCGGAAAATATTCAAACAGAGCTTCCTACATGGAATGACTATTGGTCTTGCTTTCGGTTTTTCACAGTTTCTTCTGTTTGCATGCAACGCATGTCTTCTCTGGTACACTGCAGTATCCATTAAAAATAACTACACTAGTCTCCCAACTGCTCTTAAGGAGTATATGGTGTTCTCTTTTGCCACATTTGCTCTTGTGGAGCCATTTGGCTTGGCTCCTTATATACTTAAAAGAAGGAAATCTTTGATTTCTGTGTTCGAAATCATTGATCGGATTCCGAAGATTGACCCTGACGATAACTCAGCAATGAAACCTCCAAATGTTTATGGTAGTCTGGAGTTGAAAAATGTTGACTTTTCATATCCGACAAGGCAAGAAGTCTTGGTGTTGAGCAATTTTAATCTCAAAGTCAATGGTGGGCAAACTGTTGCAGTAGTTGGAGTTTCAGGGTCTGGAAAGAGCACCATACTATCTTTGATTGAGAGATTTTATGATCCAGTTGCTGGTCAGGTTTTCTTAGATGGCAGAGATTTAAAAGTATATAACTTGCGATGGTTGCGCAATCACTTGGGTGTTGTTCAACAAGAACCAATTATTTTCTCAACCACAGTCAAGGAAAATATTATTTATGCGAGGCACAATGCGAGTGAAGCTGAGATAAAAGAAGCGGCAAGAATAGCAAATGCCCACCATTTTATAAGCAGTTTACCTCATGGTTATGACACACATGTTGGGATGAGAGGCGTGGATCTGACCCCAGGACAGAAACAAAGAATTGCAATTGCTCGTGTTGTGTTAAAGAATGCTCCCATATTGTTATTGGATGAGGCAAGCTCATCTATCGAGTCTGAGTCGAGCCGAGTTGTTCAGGAAGCACTTGATACATTAGTCATGGGTAACAAAACCACCATTCTCATAGCACATAGAGCAGCTATGATGAGACATGTTGACAACATTGTTGTACTCAACGGAGGACGAATTGTTGAGGAAGGGAGCCATGATATGTTGATGGCAAAGAATGGTTTATATGTGCGGTTAATGCAGCCTCACTTTGGAAAGGGTATGAGGCAGCGTAGACTAATATAA